The genomic segment GGAAAATTAAAGGCTAGATATCCGCCAAAACCCTCTGAACCAATTCTTTTGATTTCTCCCTCATAACCTGCCATTGTGCACCTGTCAGACCGGCACCCCTTGCTACTTTTTCCGCAAAATTCAAGGTCACTAAATCTCCGGGAGCATGAGCATCATTATTAAGGACCAAAGGGGCTCCGGCTTCCCGGGCCATCCTGGCCACATGACCGTTAGTAATGCTATGCCCCCCACGGGTGGTAATCTCCAGGCAGACCCCGTTTCTGGCGGCCAGTTCAGCTTCAGCAAGCGAGATCAATCCCGGATGAGCCAAAATATCAATATCACTTTCCAGGGCTGACTGGTTGGTTCCCGGGCAGACCGGTTCTACCACCGACTCGCCATGAACGATGACAATTTTTGCCCCCATATCGCGGGCTTTAGCGGCCAAACGACCAATTAACGCGGGGGGGACATGAGTGATTTCCACCCCC from the Pseudomonadota bacterium genome contains:
- a CDS encoding histidinol phosphate phosphatase domain-containing protein, with translation MIDLHTHTLFSDGALLPAELARRAQVLGYQALAMTDHIDSSNLDFVLPRLITVCADLQPEMSMTLIPGVEITHVPPALIGRLAAKARDMGAKIVIVHGESVVEPVCPGTNQSALESDIDILAHPGLISLAEAELAARNGVCLEITTRGGHSITNGHVARMAREAGAPLVLNNDAHAPGDLVTLNFAEKVARGAGLTGAQWQVMREKSKELVQRVLADI